Below is a window of Rhodopseudomonas sp. P2A-2r DNA.
AGGTGCGGTAGGCGATCAGCGCGTCGGTGTCTCGGACCAGCTCCGGCGAAATGTTGCCGTGCAGGTCGAGGCTGATGACGAAGGGAATATCCGGACCGATCACCTTTCGTACGCGCGCAGCGATCTCGCCTTCGCCGTCGTCGAGATGCTCGGCGACCATGGCGCCGTGGAGGTCGAGATACACCGCGTCGAGCGGCATTGCGGCTGCGATGCCGGCGATCATCTCGGCGACGATGCGTTCGAACGCATCCTCGGTGACATGCGCCGACGGGCTGGCGGCGCAGGCGATCGTCGGCACCAGCTCCCAGCCTCTGGCTTCGGCTTCCTCGATGAAGCCGGCGAGACCGACATTGATGTTGCGCATGACCTTCAGCACCTCGGCGCCGCGCGTCATCGCCGGCCAGCCGCCGCCATGGACGAAAGACTCATAGGTTGCCTTGGTGGGCGCGAATGTATTGGTCTCGTGGAGGAAGCCGCCGACGGCGATACGGGTCATGAATGTCCATTTCGTACGAAGCTGTCATTCCGGGATGCAGCAGACGGCGACAGCCGGCTGATGCAGCCCCGGAATCCCGATATGTTCATCGCCACATATCAGGGTTCCGGGTTCGCTTGCGCTGTTGCGCTCGCGCCCCGGAACGACGGTGAGAGGCTAGATCGCGCCGGCCAACGACTCGAGCGGCGCCACCGGCCGGAAGTTGGCGAAATCCCATCCCCGTCCGGGCGCCGCGTCAAGCAGCTGGCGGGTATAGGCCTGTTGCGGATTTGTGAGGACTTCGCCGGCAGGGCCCTGTTCGACGACACGGCCGTGCTGCATCACCGCGACATCGTCGCAGATCTGCGCGGCGACGCGCAGGTCGTGGGTGATGAACAGCAGGGAGATGCCGAGCCGGGTCTGGATGCTGTCGAGCAGGTCCAGCACCTGGGCCTGCACCGAGACGTCGAGTGCCGAACAGGCCTCGTCGGCCACCAGCACGTCGGGCTCCAGCGCCAGTGCGCGGGCGATGGCGATGCGCTGGCGCTGGCCGCCGGAGAACTGGTGCGGATAGCGCGAGACGGCGTCGGCGGGCAGGTCGACCAGCTCCAGCAGCTCGCGCGCTTTGGCCATGGCATCCTTGTGCGAGACGCCGAAATTGATCGGCCCTTCGGCGATGGATTCGCCGACGGTGATGCGCGGATTGAGCGAGCGATACGGGTCCTGGAAGATGATCTGGATCTTCTTGCGGTGCGGCTGCAGCAGGCGGCGGGACAGGTCGGCAATCTCGCGGCCGCCGAGGCGAATGCCGCCGGAGGTCGGGTCGATCAGCCGGACGATGCAGCGCGCCACCGTGGACTTGCCGGAGCCGCTCTCGCCGACGATGCCCAGCGTGCGGCCTTTTCGCAGCGTCAGCGTCACGTCCTGCGCCGCGGCGACCTCGCGCGCTTTGCCGAAGAACGAACGCTCGCGATAGACCTTGCCGAGTTCGTTGGCCTCGAGCACCACCGGATTGAACCCGACTTCGACGCGCGGCGCACGCGGCACTAGGCTCGGCACCGCCGACAGCAGTTTTCGCGTGTAGTCCATGGTCGGGGTACGCAGGATGCCGTCCAGCGTGCCGGTCTCGACGAGACGGCCCTGGCGCATGACTGCGACGCGGTCGGCGATTTCGGCGACCACGCCCATGTCGTGGGTGATGAACAGCACGGCGGTGCCGTGATCCCTTTGCAGGTCGCGGATCAGCGTCAGGATCTGCTTCTG
It encodes the following:
- a CDS encoding ABC transporter ATP-binding protein — encoded protein: MSDTVNSNPLVLEINNLVVGVGKDGGGKKIIDDISLQVRQGETLCVVGESGSGKSVTSLATMGLLPKDSLKAIGGSIKLVGEDTLQASDRRLRQLRATTMAMIFQEPMTALNPVVPVGKQIDEVLRTHTDLDAAARKKRILDMMDQVRLPDVKRIFNSYPHRMSGGQRQRIMIAMALVLEPKLLIADEPTTALDVTTQKQILTLIRDLQRDHGTAVLFITHDMGVVAEIADRVAVMRQGRLVETGTLDGILRTPTMDYTRKLLSAVPSLVPRAPRVEVGFNPVVLEANELGKVYRERSFFGKAREVAAAQDVTLTLRKGRTLGIVGESGSGKSTVARCIVRLIDPTSGGIRLGGREIADLSRRLLQPHRKKIQIIFQDPYRSLNPRITVGESIAEGPINFGVSHKDAMAKARELLELVDLPADAVSRYPHQFSGGQRQRIAIARALALEPDVLVADEACSALDVSVQAQVLDLLDSIQTRLGISLLFITHDLRVAAQICDDVAVMQHGRVVEQGPAGEVLTNPQQAYTRQLLDAAPGRGWDFANFRPVAPLESLAGAI